The Rhea pennata isolate bPtePen1 chromosome Z, bPtePen1.pri, whole genome shotgun sequence genome includes a region encoding these proteins:
- the PAIP1 gene encoding polyadenylate-binding protein-interacting protein 1 isoform X2 yields MAKPQVAVAPVVISKLSVNAPEFYPSGYNPNFAESSFEDGCDGYLTLTEYVQDFLNHLTEQPGCFETEIEQFAETLNGWVTTDEALQELVELIYQQATSVPNFSYMGARLCNYLSHHLTINPQSGNFRQLLLQRCRTEYENRDQAAKGDETTRKQFHAFVLFLAELYLNLEIKGTKGQVTRAEVLQAGLGELLNALFSNPVDNNLICAVKLLKLTGSVLEDAWKEKGKNEMDEMIQRIENVVLDANCSRDVKQMLLKLVELRSSNWGRVHATSPYREATPENDPNYFMNEPTFYTSDGVPFTAADPDYQEKYQELLEREDLFPDYEENGTDLSGAGDPYFDDIDDEMDPEIEEAYEKFCLESEHKRKQ; encoded by the exons GAGTCTTCCTTTGAAGATGGGTGTGATGGCTATCTGACTTTGACAGAGTATGTTCAAGATTTTCTGAATCATCTCACTGAGCAACCAGGttgttttgaaactgaaatagaGCAGTTTGCTGAAACGCTGAATGGCTGGGTCACTACAGATGAAGCTTTGCAAGAACTTGTTGAACTCATCTATCAACAG gCCACATCTGTCCCAAATTTTTCCTACATGGGAGCACGGTTGTGTAATTATTTATCTCACCATCTAACCATTAATCCACAAAGTGGAAACTTCCGACAATTGTTACTTCAAAG GTGTCGAACGGAGTATGAAAACAGAGATCAAGCTGCAAAAGGAGATGAGACTACTCGAAAACAATTTCATGCGTTTGTGCTCTTCTTAGCTGAACTTTACCTTAACCTAGAG ATTAAAGGAACAAAGGGACAGGTAACACGAGCGGAAGTTCTTCAAGCTGGCCTTGGGGAATTACTAAATGCTCTCTTCTCTAATCCTGTGGATAACAACTTGATATGTGCAGTGAAACTGCTGAAG TTGACAGGCTCAGTTTTAGAAGatgcctggaaagaaaaagggaagaatgaaATGGATGAAATGATTCAGAGAATTGAAAATGTTGTGTTGGATGCAAATTGCAGCAG agaCGTGAAACAGATGCTTCTGAAACTAGTAGAACTACGATCAAGTAACTGGGGTAGAGTTCATGCAACTTCTCCATATAGAGAAGCTACCCCTGAAAACGACCCCAACTATTTTATG AATGAGCCAACATTTTACACTTCTGATGGTGTTCCTTTCACTGCAGCAGATCCAG ATTATCAAGAAAAATACcaagagctgctggagagagaagATTTATTTCCAGACtatgaagaaaatggaacagaCTTATCAGGGGCTGGAGATCC GTATTTCGATGACATTGATGATGAGATGGATCCAGAAATTGAAGAAGCATATGAAAAATTCTGCCTAGAATCAGAACATAAGAGAAAACAGTGA